A single Entelurus aequoreus isolate RoL-2023_Sb linkage group LG11, RoL_Eaeq_v1.1, whole genome shotgun sequence DNA region contains:
- the phactr4b gene encoding phosphatase and actin regulator 4B isoform X5, with product MGQSFRVETPAQDSEQHNNGDDEEDEQHHSTKVAEASSTGESTPPPKRKGKFSSLGNIFKPWKWRKKKSSEKFKEASEELERRMSTRRTRQELIERGLLKEVPDNDADGAAQSLKQPYVKNGHTLPVSGGAGQSSGRSNQGRIPSDSDYRINPTWLPQTDDHKGRSPSDGGRRRGQASRGSGPPPEEAQRGSGVMGPRVHVENEWKSNMARHGQVYNQIDDGRSGDQLHLENGQRRSGLQKAPSEDGRRSRPTDVDWKPTLPRHASAEEGRARRESDSNFVPDPEDTLREPLPPKQSIMPPKWLISSTAEPGSEGPSRTPSNHSSAQYQAASSSSGVASKPTRIVSSLGTSSQQSSSAGSSSSTTQAAKQPPLPPPKPVNRGNPGMLGDVTQGPGAASLVPAKPSPPMPPKRTTPVTKRNTEDPAASGHPVISPQPLLEEQSSESFQLPSLTPPSPPLPSHIPPSPPRQHMHPHHLHHQHSYPHPLPQPIPILFDPPSPTVESPQRPAPVPLHIMIQRALSSPGPFQPKPDGSQRAHTLLFETPPDYQADRGRPLPISIQPLKLSEDDYSEEDEDDDEEEVEYDGEIPQPELGPRSRRGMVGDIGMCVIPGREADEEEEDDDDEEDDEEEDDDDDDEHGLHRGDSDSDGPVLYKEDDSDEEEEEEPPLSALASRVKRKDTLALSSRSSAPDRDRFSQERSGRDDQPPGQTGLTWQSREQWETIRTQIGTALTRRLSQRPTAEELEQRNILQPKNQADRQAEVREIKRRLTRKLSQRPTVAELHARKILRFHEYVEVTDAQDYDRRADKPWTKLTPADKAAIRKELNDYKKTQMEVHEDSKIYTRFHRP from the exons ATGATGAAGAAGACGAGCAGCACCACAGCACGAAGGTGGCAGAGGCGAGCAGCACGGGAGAAAGCACCCCTCCCCCAAAACGCAAGGGAAAGTTTTCCAGTCTTGGCAACATTTTCAAACCGTGGAAATGGCGAAAGAAGAAAAGCAGCGAGAAGTTCAAAGAAGCATCAGAAG AACTGGAGAGAAGAATGTCAACGAGGCGTACCCGTCAGGAGCTAATAGAACGGGGATTGCTGAAGGAGGTTCCGGACAATG atgCAGATGGAGCAGCCCAAAGCCTGAAGCAGCCGTACGTGAAGAATGGTCACACTCTGCCTGTGAGTGGAGGAGCAGGGCAAAGTTCTGGAAGGAGCAACCAGGGCCGAATCCCTTCCGATTCAGACTATAGGATAAACCCTACATGGCTCCCCCAAACGGACGACCATAAGGGCCGATCTCCTTCAGATGGAGGTCGTCGGAGAGGTCAGGCCTCTAGGGGTTCTGGACCGCCGCCGGAAGAAGCACAGAGAGGAAGCGGTGTGATGGGCCCTCGTGTACATGTGGAGAACGAGTGGAAGTCTAACATGGCCCGGCACGGTCAGGTTTACAATCAGATTGACGACGGCCGAAGCGGGGACCAGCTTCACCTTGAAAATGGACAGAGGAGATCTGGGCTCCAGAAAGCTCCATCAGAGGATGGCAGGAGGAGTCGGCCGACTGACGTGGACTGGAAGCCTACACTGCCTCGACATGCATCTGCTGAAGAGGGAAGGGCTCGTAGAG AGTCAGACAGCAATTTTGTCCCTGACCCTGAAGACACTCTTCGTGAACCTCTGCCGCCCAAACAGTCCATCATGCCTCCAAAGTGGCTGATAAGCTCCACGGCTGAACCTGGTAGCGAGGGGCCATCTCGCACCCCGTCCAACCATTCATCCGCCCAGTACCAGGCGGCCTCTTCCTCCTCGGGTGTCGCATCGAAGCCTACAAGGATTGTCTCCTCCTTGGGCACGAGCAGTCAGCAGTCCTCGTCGGCCGGGTCGTCGTCATCAACCACTCAGGCCGCCAAGCAGCCGCCTTTACCTCCGCCCAAGCCGGTGAACAGGGGCAACCCTGGCATGCTGG GAGACGTCACACAAGGCCCGGGAGCCGCCAGTCTGGTCCCAGCCAagccctccccaccaatgccccCAAAGAGAACCACACCAGTCACCAAACGCAACACGGAGGATCCTGCTGCTTCAGGCCATCCCGTCATCTCTCCCCAGCCTCTTCTTGAGGAGCAGAGCTCTGAGAGCTTTCAGCTGCCTTCTCTTACTCCTCCCTCCCCGCCGCTGCCATCACACATACCTCCCTCACCGCCCCGCCAACACATGCACCCCCACCACCTTCACCATCAGCACTCGTACCCGCACCCGCTGCCCCAACCCATACCTATTTTGTTTGACCCACCAAGCCCTACCGTTGAGTCTCCCCAGCGCCCTGCTCCAGTTCCACTGCATATCATGATCCAGCGAGCTCTCTCCAGCCCTGGCCCATTTCAACCCAAACCAGACGGGTCGCAGCGTGCGCACACATTACTCTTTGAAACGCCTCCTGATTACCAGGCAGATCGAGGTCGCCCCCTTCCTATCAGCATCCAACCACTAAAACT GTCTGAGGACGATTACTCCGAAGAGGACGAGGATGACGATGAGGAAGAGGTGGAGTACGACGGCGAGATCCCCCAGCCAGAACTCGGGCCACGGAGTCGCCGGGGCATGGTCGGTGACATCGGAATGTGTGTCATTCCTGGTAGAGAGGCtgatgaggaggaggaagatgaTGACGACGAGGAAGACGACGAAGAGGAagatgacgacgacgacgacgagcaTGGCCTGCACCGAGGGGATAGCGATTCAGATGGTCCTGTGCTTTATAAAGAGGATGACTCtgatgaggaagaggaggaagaaccCCCATTGA GTGCTCTGGCCAGTAGGGTAAAGAGGAAAGACACTCTGGCATTGAGCAGTCGTTCCTCTGCGCCTGACAGGGACAGATTTTCGCAGGAGAGGAGTGGCAGAGATGACCAACCACCCGGACAGACCGGCCTCACCTGGCAGAGCAGGGAGCAATGGGAGACCATCCGCACACAGATTGGTACCGCACTCACAAG ACGTCTTAGCCAGCGACCTACTGCTGAGGAGCTGGAGCAAAGAAACATCCTTCAAC CCAAAAATCAGGCTGACAGACAAGCAGAAGTTAGAGAGATTAAGCGACGACTGACTAGAAAG CTGAGTCAAAGACCCACAGTTGCAGAGCTGCATGCCAGAAAAATTTTGCGATTCCACGAATATGTGGAAGTCACCGATGCCCAAGACTATGATCGCAGAGCGGATAAGCCGTGGACCAAGCTGACCCCTGCTGATAAG GCAGCAATCCGTAAAGAGCTTAATGACTATAAAAAAACTCAAATGGAGGTTCATGAAGACAGCAAGATCTACACAAG GTTTCACCGGCCTTAA